From the genome of Nicotiana sylvestris chromosome 2, ASM39365v2, whole genome shotgun sequence, one region includes:
- the LOC104223864 gene encoding oligopeptide transporter 7-like, which translates to MNVAEQHSEISAPLLQSEDDDNSPVEQVALTVPITDDPTFLVVTFRMWVLGTIACFLLSFLNQFFWYRREPLTITSISTQIAVVLLGHLMAKAITDRVFFKGSKWEFTLNPGPFNVKEHVLITIFANSGAGNPYAIHVVSAVKLFYKQKLSFWVALIVVITTQVLGFGWAGIFRRYLVEPAAMWWPQNLVQVSLFRAHHDKEERTKNGLTRNQFFLIAFVCSFAYYVFPGYLFPVLSSISWLCWLFPSSVLGQQLGSGMHGLGIGAIGLDWSSISSYLGSPLASPWFATANIAVGYFLLLYVVTPLMYWSNVYKAKNFPIFSDGLFKENGQDYNISSIIDQNFHIDLEKYEHEGRLYLSIFLSLTYAFSFACLTATVVHVFLFHGQELWQLSKSALKEKKMDVHTKLMRKYKQVPEWWFQIILVINIAATVFVCEIYKNQLQLPWWGVLLACGLAFFFTLPIGVITATTNQTPGLNIITEYIMGYLYPGYPAANMCFKVYGYISMKQGLTFLQDLKLGHYMKTPPRAMFMAQVVGTLISAFAHLGTAWWLMDTVPNICDRALLPQDSPWTCPTDHVFYDASVIWGLIGSQRIYGNLGYYSATNCFFLLGAVAPAFVWLLQKAFPNHQWIRLISVPVVLAGIIKMPPATAVNYNSWIIIAFISGFVVYRYYKNLWSRHNYVLSGALDAGLAFMGVLLYLCLGQENVSLKWWGSHTDICPLASCPTAEGITVDGCPIF; encoded by the exons ATGAATGTTGCGGAGCAACACTCAGAAATCTCAGCTCCACTTC TTCAAAGCGAAGATGACGATAACTCTCCGGTTGAACAGGTGGCACTCACTGTCCCCATCACCGACGACCCCACTTTTCTTGTCGTCACTTTCCGCATGTGGGTTCTCGGCACTATCGCTTGTTTCCTCCTCTCTTTCCTCAACCAGTTCTTCTGGTACCGCCGTGAGCCGCTCACCATCACCTCCATCTCCACCCAAATTGCGGTGGTTCTGTTGGGTCACCTCATGGCCAAGGCCATTACGGACCGAGTTTTCTTCAAAGGAAGCAAGTGGGAGTTCACACTGAATCCCGGACCCTTCAACGTGAAAGAACACGTGCTTATCACGATCTTTGCTAACTCAGGCGCCGGGAATCCTTATGCGATTCACGTGGTGAGTGCCGTGAAGTTGTTCTACAAGCAAAAGTTGAGTTTTTGGGTGGCGTTGATCGTCGTTATTACGACGCAAGTTTTGGGATTTGGTTGGGCTGGGATTTTTCGCCGGTATTTGGTTGAGCCCGCGGCCATGTGGTGGCCCCAAAATCTTGTCCAGGTGTCTCTATTCAG GGCTCATCATGATAAAGAAGAGAGAACCAAGAATGGATTAACAAGAAACCAATTCTTCCTCATTGCCTTTGTGTGCAGCTTTGCTTACTATGTCTTTCCAGGTTACCTTTTCCCAGTGCTAAGTTCCATATCTTGGCTGTGTTGGTTGTTCCCTTCCTCTGTCCTGGGCCAACAGTTGGGTTCAGGGATGCATGGTCTTGGGATAGGTGCAATTGGGCTTGATTGGTCTAGTATATCCTCCTATCTTGGAAGCCCACTAGCTAGCCCATGGTTTGCTACTGCAAATATTGCTGTTGGTTATTTTCTCCTTTTGTATGTTGTTACACCTCTTATGTATTGGTCCAATGTTTACAAGGCCAAGAACTTTCCAATATTCTCGGATGGCTTGTTTAAAGAAAATGGTCAAGACTACAACATTTCAAGCATCATAGACCAAAACTTTCACATTGATTTAGAGAAATATGAGCACGAGGGTCGCCTTTATCTCAGCATTTTCCTTTCATTGACCTATGCATTCAGCTTTGCTTGCCTCACTGCCACAGTTGTTCATGTTTTCCTCTTTCATGGACA GGAACTATGGCAGCTCAGCAAGTCTGCGTTAAAGGAGAAGAAAATGGACGTGCACACAAAGCTGATGAGGAAATACAAGCAAGTTCCTGAATGGTGGTTCCAAATTATTCTAGTAATAAATATTGCAGCAACTGTATTTGTATGTGAAATTTACAAAAACCAGCTCCAATTACCATGGTGGGGTGTCTTGCTAGCGTGTGGTCTTGCCTTCTTTTTCACCCTCCCAATTGGAGTCATAACTGCTACGACAAACCAA ACACCTGGTTTAAATATTATCACGGAGTACATAATGGGATACTTGTATCCAGGATATCCAGCTGCTAATATGTGCTTCAAGGTGTATGGCTATATCAGTATGAAGCAAGGTTTAACCTTTCTACAAGACTTAAAACTTGGACATTATATGAAGACCCCCCCTAGGGCAATGTTCATGGCTCAG GTAGTTGGAACCCTAATATCAGCATTTGCACATCTAGGAACGGCATGGTGGCTAATGGACACCGTCCCAAATATTTGTGATAGAGCTTTGCTTCCTCAAGACAGTCCATGGACATGTCCAACTGATCATGTTTTCTATGATGCCTCAGTCATCTGGGGTTTGATTGGGTCACAGAGGATTTATGGAAATCTTGGTTATTACTCTGCTACAAATTGTTTTTTTCTACTTGGAGCTGTAGCTCCTGCATTTGTTTGGTTATTACAGAAAGCTTTCCCAAACCATCAATGGATTAGACTGATTTCAGTGCCTGTGGTATTAGCTGGAATAATCAAAATGCCCCCTGCTACTGCTGTCAACTACAACAGTTGGATCATTATTGCTTTTATTTCAGGATTTGTTGTATATAGATACTACAAGAATTTGTGGAGTCGTCACAATTATGTTTTATCTGGGGCATTAGATGCAGGATTAGCATTCATGGGTGTATTGTTGTACTTGTGCTTAGGACAGGAGAATGTTAGCCTTAAGTGGTGGGGAAGTCATACAGATATATGCCCTTTGGCTTCTTGTCCAACTGCTGAAGGTATTACGGTTGATGGATGCCCAATTTTTTAA